The segment CCTGCTCGAACGTGTCGTAGTTGCCGAGCGTCGCGCCGATGCGGCCGGCGATGGTCGCGTCGGTCGGCGGCGCCGCCGGTTCCGCGGGGGCTTCGACGGCGGGCGGGGAGGGCGCCGGCGTCTGGGCATCCGCCGCCGTGCCGCCGACGGCCAGGAGGACGGCCAGCAGCGCCACGCGCAGCAGCCGGCCGGCCTCGTTCGTTCGCAGATGTCCCGAGATCACCCCGTCAGCCCCCGCATGCGCACCGCTTCGTCGTCGTCCATATAACCGCCGCGGCGCGAAAGGGCAGGGCGGGCCGCCTATCCCCGGCCGCCCGCCAGCTTCGCCGCGTCGGGGCTGCGCCGCAGCCGCCACATCGCGATGCAGCCGAGCAGCGGCCCGACGGCGAGCGGCGCGAAGGCCCAGCGCCAGCCGACGGCCTCGACCAGGCCCGGCATCATGTGGATCGTCGGCAGGGTCAGCAGGAAGCCCAGGCAGGTCTGCAGCGTCAGCATCGTGCCCACCCGCGCCGGGTCGGACAGTTCGGCGACGCTCGCCGAGAACTGCGCGGAATCGCCGACGATGGTCACACCCCAGACGAGGCAGAGCGCGGTCAGCAGCAGCGGATGCGCGCCGAACAGCAGCCCGGCGGCGATGCAGCAGGCGCCGCTGACCGCCATCGCGCCGATGGTGAGCGTCGTGCGCCCGATCCGGTCGGCGATCAGCCCGCCGCCGACGCCGCCGATGCTGCCGGCGCCGATCATGGCGAAGGTGGCGAGGCCGGCCCATACGGCGGTGCCGGTCGTGGCGCCGCCGGCCGCCTCGGCGAAGCTCGCCGCCAGGAAGACGCCGATCCAGGCCCAGACGGCGTAGAGCTCCCACATGTGGCCGAGATAGCCCAGGGTGGCGAGGCGCGCGCCGCGGTTGCGCCAGATCTCCAGCACGGCCGCCGGGTCGAAGCGCGGCGCCGGCCGGTGGTTCGGGCCGAGGCGGAACAGGCGGATCAGCAGCGCCGCGACACCGGCCGACAGGGACGCCGCACCGATCGTCAGGCGCCAGTCGACGCCGCCGAGCGCGTTGAACAGATGCGGCACCGCCGATCCCACGGTCAGCGCACCGACGAGCAGCCCGACCATCAGGCCGAGGTCGCCCTTCGCCCATCCCGCCGCCAGCTTCATGCCGACGGGATAGACGCCGGCCATGGCGATGCCGGTGACGAAGCGCAGTGCGACGACCGACGCCCCGTCCGGCGGGACCACGAGGATCAGCGCGTTGGCGGCGGCGCCCACCAGGGCGGCCCACATGAACAGCGCGCGCGGGTCCCAGCGGTCGGGCAGGCCGAGCACGGCGCTGACCAGCGTGCCGGCGACGAAGCCCACCTGCACGGCGCTGGTGAACAGCGACTGGGCGAACGGGCTCAGCGCCGCCTCGGCCTTCAGGGCGGGGACGATCGCGGTGCCGGAGAACCACAGCGCCAGGGCCAGCACCTGAACGGCGGCGAGAAGGGCGAGGTTCGGCCACTTGGCCGCCTCGTCCGGAGTGCCCGCCGGTTCCGCATCCCGAGACATCGTCGCTCCCCCGTCCGCCGGTGGTGGCGGCGGGCCAGTCTGCTGCGGGACGCGGCGCGCGTAAACGCGTCGGAACCGGTGCCGCCGCCGCGGGTTGGGCGTGCTGGACAGCCATACGGAGCCTCGACATGAAAGCCATCGCTCTGAACGCGACGCTGAAATCGTCGGACAAGCCGTCCTCGACCGAGCGGCTGCTCGGCGACGTGCTGGCCGAGATGCGCCAGCTCGGCGTGACGGGGGAGATCGTCCGGCTGGCCGACCTGAACATCAAGCCGGGCGTCACCTCGGACGAAGGCGAAGGGGACGAATGGCCGGCGCTGCGCAGGCGGATCCTGGATGCCGACATCCTGGTGATGGGCACGCCGATCTGGCTCGGCCAGCCGTCGAGCGTCTGCAAGCGGGCGCTGGAGCGCATGGACGCCTTCCTTGGCGAGACCGACGACAGGGAGCGCATGCCGTCCTTCGGCCGCGTCGCGACCGTCGCCGTGGTCGGCAACGAGGACGGCGCGCACCATGTGACCGCGGAGCTCTACCAGGCTCTGTCCGACGTCGGCTTCACGATCCCCGCCAACGGCGTGACCTACTGGGTCGGCGAGGCGATGGGATCGGTCGACTACAAGGACCTCGGTGCGCCGCCGGAGAGCGTCGCCGCGGCGACGAAGATGCTGGCGATCAACGCGGTGCACCTGGCGCGGCTGCTGAAGCAGACTCCGTATCCCGGGAAAGGCTGACCGCACGGCTGACTGGGCGGGCCGATACTCGACATGACCGTGCGCCGGGATACTGTCGTCTCTCGGCACGTGCCGTCCGCCGTCTCTCGGCACATGCCGCCTGCCGGCGGGACGGCGGCAGTATCTTCGGCCGGAGGACGCGCGGCATGAGCGAGTATTCACCCCTCAGCCTGAAGGTGCCGGAGCCGGAGGTGCGGCCGGGCGGCAAGCCCGACTTCAGCGGCGTCGCCATCCCGCGCGCCGGTTCGGTGCGGCGGCCGGCGGTCGACGTGGCGCCCAGGGACATCCGCGACCTGGGCTACACCATCATCCGCGTGCTCAACCGCGACGGCGAGGCGGTTGGGCCATGGGCCGGCGGGCTCTCGGACGAGGCGGCGCTGCAGGGGCTGCGCGACATGATGAAGGTGCGCGCCTTCGACGCGCGCATGCTGATGGCGCAGCGCCAGGGCAAGACGTCCTTCTACATGCAGTGCCTGGGCGAGGAGGCCATCGCCTGCGCCTTCCAGCACGCGCTGTCGCCGGGCGACATGAACTTCCCGACCTATCGCCAGCAGGGGCTGCTGGTCGCCGGCGGCTACCCGCTGGTCGACATGATGTGCCAGATCTACTCGAACGAGCGCGACCCGCTGCACGGCCGGCAGCTGCCGGTCATGTACTCGTCGAAGGCGCACGGATTCTTCTCGATCTCCGGCAATCTCGGCACCCAGTACATCCAGGCTGTGGGCTGGGCGATGGCGTCGGCGATCAAGGGCGACACGCGCATCGCCGCCGGCTGGATCGGCGACGGCTCGACGGCGGAGTCCGACTTTCACGCCGCGCTGGTGTTCGCCTCGACCTACAAGGCGCCGGTGGTGCTCAACATCGTCAACAACCAGTGGGCGATCTCGACCTTTCAGGGCATCGCCAAGGGCGGCTCCGGCACCTTCGCCGCGCGCGGCCACGGCTTCGGCATCCCGTCGCTGCGGGTCGACGGCAACGACTATCTCGCCGTGCATGCCGTGGCGCAGTGGGCGATCGAGCGGGCGCGGCGCAACCTGGGGCCGACGCTGGTCGAGTACGTGACCTACCGCGCGGCGGCGCATTCGACCTCCGACGATCCCTCGGCCTACCGGCCGAAGGAGGAGTCCGACGCCTGGCCGCTGGGCGATCCGATCGAGCGGCTGAAGAACCACCTGGTCGTGCGCGGCGTCTGGTCCGACCAGCGGCACGCCCAGTATGCCGCCGAGGTCGAGGCCGAGGTGATCGCCGCCCAGAAGGAGGCCGAGCGCCACGGCACGCTCCACTCCGGCGGCAAGCCGTCGGCGCGCGACATGTTCGAGGGCGTCTACAAGGAGATGCCGCCGCACCTGCGGCGCCAGCGGCAGCAGGCCGGGGTCTGACATGCCGCGCATGACGATGATCGAGGCGATCCGCGACGCGATGCACGTGTCGATGGAGGCCGATCCGAACGTGGTCGTGTTCGGCGAGGACGTGGGCTATTTCGGCGGCGTCTTCCGCTGCACCCAGGGACTGCAGCAGCGGTTCGGCGCCGCGCGCTGCTTCGACACGCCGATCAACGAGAGCGGCATCATCGGTGCCGCCATCGGCATGGCGGCGTACGGGCTGAGGCCGTGCGTCGAGATCCAGTTCGCCGACTATGTCTATCCCGGCTACGACCAGATCGTCTCCGAGGCGGCGCGCCTGCGCTATCGCTCGAACGGCGACTTCACGGCGCCGCTGACCATCCGGATGCCGACCGGCGGCGGCATCTTCGGCGGCCAGACCCACAGCCAGAGCCCGGAGGCGCTGTTCACCCACGTCGCCGGCATCAAGACGGTCGTGCCGTCCAATCCCTACGACGCGAAGGGCCTGCTGATCGCCGCGATCGAGGACGACGATCCGGTGATCTTCCTGGAGCCGAAGCGCCTCTACAACGGGCCGTTCGACGGCCATCACGAGCGGCCGGTGACGCCCTGGGCGAAGCATCCGCTGGGCGAGGTGCCGGAGGGCCGCTACACGGTGCCGCTCGGCAAGGCGGCGGTGCGCCGGCCGGGCGCGGCGGTGACGGTGCTCGCCTACGGCACGATGGTCTTCGTCGCCGAGGCGGTGGCCGAGACCGGCATCGACGCCGAGATCATCGACCTGCGCACCCTCGTGCCGCTCGACCTCGACATCATCGTCGCGTCCGTGAACAAGACCGGGCGCTGCGTCGTCGTGCACGAGGCGACGCTGACCTCCGGCTTCGGCGCCGAACTCTGCGCGCTGGTGCAGGAGCACTGCTTCTATGCGCTGGAGCGGCCGGTCGTCCGGGTGGCCGGCTGGGACACGCCCTATCCGCACGCCCAGGAGTGGGACTATTTCCCCGGTCCGAAGCGGGTGGCCGAAGGGCTGCGCCTGGCGCTGGAGGACTGAGATGGGCGAGCGCATCGTCAAGCTTCCGGACGTCGGCGAAGGCGTCGCCGAGGCGGAACTGGTGGAATGGGGCGTGGCGGTCGGCGACATGGTGCGCGAGGACGCCGTCCTCGCCAGCGTCATGACCGACAAGGCGACAGTGGAGATCCCCTCGCCGGCCGACGGCAAGGTGGTCTGGCTGGCCGGCGAGATTGGCGAGAAGCTGGCGGTGGGATCGCCGCTGGTGCGGATCGAGGTGGCGGGAGAGGGTGACGCGCCTGAGGCCGAGGTCGAGGAAGGGGATTCGAAGACAGCCGCCGCCGAGCCCGGCGCGCCGGAAAAGCCCGGCCCTTCGAGACGGCCGTCCGGGCCTCCTCAGGACGAGGTTTTTCCACCCCAAGAACAGATCAGGAGTCGGCCCCGTGCTGAGGAGGCCGCGCCAGCGGCCGTCTCGAAGCGCGAGGCCGGCCCCGCACGCCGCACGGGCGGGCGGCCGCTGGCGTCCCCCGCGGTGCGCCAGCGGGCGCGTGACGCCGGCATCGACCTGCGCCAGGTCCAGGGCAGCGGCCCGGCCGGCCGGATCGGCCACGGCGACCTCGACGCCTTCCTGGAAGCCGGACCGGAGGCGGCCGTAGCGCCGGGCCTGCGACCGGACCATTCGGTGCGCGAGGTGAAGATCGTCGGGCTGCGCCGGCGCATCGCCGAGCGGATGGCGGTGGCCAAGAGCCGCATCCTGCACATCACCTATGTCGAGGAGGTCGACGTCACGGCGCTGGAGGAACTGCGCGACCGCCTCAACGCATCGCGCGGCGATCGCGGACCGAAGCTGACCGTGCTGCCCTTCCTGATGCGCGCCATGGTCCGGGCGATCGGCGAGCAGCCGATGGTGAACGCGCATTTCGACGACGAGGCCGGCATCGTCCACCAGTATGGCGGCGTCCATGTCGGCGTCGCGACCCAGACGCCGCGCGGCCTCGTGGTGCCGGTGGTGCGCCATGCCGAGGCACGCGACCTGTGGGGCTGCGCCGCCGAGATCGCGCGCCTCGCCGAGGCGGCCCGCGCCGGGACGGCGTCGGGAGAGGAGCTGGCGGGCTCGACCATCACGATCACCTCGCTGGGGGCGCTCGGCGGGTTGGTGACGACCCCGATCATCAACCGTCCCGAGGTCGCCATCGTCGGCGTGAACAAGATCCAGGTGCGGCCGATGTGGGACGGGCATGCCTTCCAGCCGCGCAAGATGATGAACCTGTCCTCGGGCTTCGATCATCGCGTGGTCGACGGCTGGGACGCCGCGGTCTTCGTCCAGCGCGTGAAGGCGCTGCTCGAGACGCCGGCGATGATCTTCGTGTGAGGCGGCGATGAAGGACATCATCTGCACCGTCCTGGTGATCGGCGCCGGCCCTGGCGGCTATGTCGCCGCGATCCGTGCCGGTCAGCGCGGCCTCGACACCGTCCTGGTCGAAGCGGCGAAGCCCGGCGGGACCTGCCTCAACGTCGGTTGCATCCCGTCGAAGGCGCTGATCCACGCCGCCGACGAATTCCACCGCATCGGACAGATCGCCGCCGGCCGTCGTACGCCCGGCATCGGCGTGGCCGCGCCGACCTTCGACCTGGCGGCGCACCGCGACTGGCGCGGCGGCGTGGTGAACCGGCTGACCAACGGCGTCGCCGGCCTTTTGAAGCGGGCGGGGGTGAAGACCGTCGAGGGCCGGGCGCGCTTCCGCGACGGCAAGACGGTGGCGGTCGAGACCGGCCTGGGGACCCAGACCGTCCGGGCCGAGCACGTGATCATCGCGACCGGCTCCGAGCCGGTGGCGCTGCCGTCGCTGCCCTTCGGCGGCCGCGTCGTCTCGTCCACCGAGGCGCTCGCCCTCGACGACCTGCCGGGGCGGCTCGTCGTCGTCGGGGCCGGCTATATCGGCCTGGAGATCGGGACCGCCTACGCCAAGCTCGGTGCCGAGGTCACCGTCGTCGAGGCGGCGGATCGCATCCTGCCGGCCTACGACGCCGAGCTGACCGCCCCGGTCGCCGCGCGGCTGCGCGCACTGGGCGTCGCCGTCCATCTGGGCGCGAAGGCGCGCGGCATGGCGGGTGGGGAGGCGGGCGGAGAGGCGCTCCTGGTCGAGACGGCCGACGGCACGGAGCTGCGCCTGCCGGCCGACCGGGTGCTGGTTGCCGCCGGCCGCCGGCCGCGCACCGAAGGCTGGGGCCGCGAGGAACTGGTGCTCGACATGGACGGCCCGTTCGTCGCGATCGACGACCGCTGCCGCACCTCGATGCGCGGCGTCTACGCCGTCGGCGACGTGACCGGCGAGCCGATGCTGGCGCACCGGGCGATGGCGCAGGGCGAGATGGTGGCCGAACTCATCGCCGGCACGAAGCGCGCCTGGGACAAGGTCGCCGTCCCCGCCATCTGCTTCACCGACCCCGAGATCGTCACCGCCGGCCTGTCGCCCGATGCGGCGCGCGCCGCCGGCATCGAGATCCGCACCGGCCTCTTCCCGTTCCAGGCGAACGGGCGTGCCATGACGATGGAAGCGGAGGAAGGCTTCGTCCGCGTCGTCGCGCGCGCCGACGACCATGTCGTGCTCGGGATCTCGGCGGTGGGATCGGGCGTGTCGGAACTGTCGGCGTCCTTCGCGCTGGCGCTGGAGATGGGCTGCCGGCTGGAGGACGTGGCCGCGACGATCCATGCCCATCCGACCCTGGGTGAAGCGATCCCCGAAGCCGCCCTGAAGGCGCTCGGCCATCCGCTGCACGTCTGAGCCGGCGGGGCAGGGCGCGCACGCATGAAGATCGCCACCTTCAACATCAACAACGTCGTGCGCCGCCTGCCCAACCTGCTCGACTGGCTGGAGGAGGCGCGGCCGGATGCGGTCTGCCTGCAGGAACTGAAGGCGGAGGACGGGCGCTTTCCGGCGGCGGCGCTGGAGCGGGCCGGCTACGGCGCGGTGTGGTGCGGACAGCGGACCTGGAACGGCGTCGCGATCCTGGCGCGCGGTGCCGAGCCGGTGCCGACCCGGCACGACCTGCCGGGCGATCCCGCGGATGCCCAGGCGCGCTACATCGAGGCGGCGGTGAACGGCGTGCTGATCGCGTCGCTCTACCTGCCGAACGGCAACCCGCAGCCGGGCCCGAAGTTCGACTACAAGCTCGCCTGGTTCGAGCGGCTGATCGCCCATGCGGCGGAGCTGATCGCCGCCGACGTGCCGGCGGTGCTGGCCGGCGACTACAACGTCGTGCCGACCGACCGCGACATCTATCCGACGACATCCTGGGCCGACGACGCTCTGCTTCAGCCCGAACCCCGCGCCGCGTTCCGCCGGCTGCTCGACCAGGGCTGGACGGATGCGCTGCGCGCGCTGCACCCCGACGCGCCGCTCTACACCTTCTGGGACTATAAGCGGAACCGCTGGCCGCGCGACGCCGGGCTGCGCCTCGACCACCTGCTGCTGAGCCCGCTGCTGGCGCCGCGGCTTACGGCCGCCGGCGTCGACCGCCATGTCCGCGGGGCGGACGGCGCCAGCGATCATGCCCCGGCGTGGATTGTGATCGCCGATACCTGAACGCGGCTTTCCTGGATTCGCCCGAAGAGCCGACTGTATTTTCAGAAAATCGGGCCTACGGTGGTGCCGCGGCTTCAGTGGAGACCGATCATGACCAAGGATACGCAGCGCAGGGTGACGGCGGAGTTCATCGGGACGTTCTGGCTCACCTTCGGCGGATGCGGCGCCGCCGTGCTGGCCGCCGCCTTTCCGGACCTCGGCATCGGCTTCGTCGGCGTGTCGCTCGCCTTCGGGCTCACTGTCCTCACCATGGCCTATGCGGTCGGCCACATCTCCGGCGGCCACTTCAATCCCGCCGTCACGATCGGCCTGTGGTCGGCGGGGCGCTGCGCCAATCACCACGTCGGCCCGTACCTGGCGGCACAGGTGCTGGGTGCCGTCGTGGCGGCCGGGCTGCTGTACCTGATCGCGTCGGGACAGGCGGGATGGGTGCCGGGCGGCTTCGCGTCCAACGGCTATGGCGACCTCAGTCCCGGCAAGTACAGCCTCGCCGCCTGCTTCACGGCCGAGGTGGTGCTGACCTTCTTCTTCGTCTTCATCATCATCGGCACGACGTCGAAGGGTGCCGCCGTCGGCTTCGCCGGCATCCCGATCGGCTTCGCGCTGGTGCTGATCCACCTGATCTCGATTCCGATCACCAACACCTCGGTCAATCCGGCGCGCAGCACCGGACCGGCGCTGTTCGCTGGGGCGGAGTATGTCGGCCAGCTCTGGCTGTTCTGGGCGGCCCCGCTGCTCGGTGCGGCGATGGGCGGCATCCTCGGCCGCTGGATGTACGAGCCGGCCGACGTGGTGGAGACGGAGGTCGTGGAGACACCCCAGGCGCCGCAGACCTGAGTTTCCTCGCGCGGGAATTGCGGGGCGGCGTCAGCGCAGCAGCAGTTCGCCCTGCCAGACGCCGTCGCGGACCATGTCCGTGGCCTCGGCCTTGAGCGTGTCGGTGAAGCAGCGCACGGCGTTCGATGCCGGCGTCACCAGCGAGCGCGCCAGCACCAGCCGGCGCGTCAGCGCGGGCCGGGCGATCGGCGCGGCGCAGAGCGATCCGGCCTGCAGTTCGGCGTGGATGACGGCGAAGGGCAGGACGGTGAAGCCCAGGCCGCGCAGCACCAGGTCCTTCAGCGTCTGCAGCGCGTCGGCCTCGACCGCGACGCGGAGTGCGATGCCCGCACGCCGCGCCTCGCCCTCGACCAGCCGCCGCAGGCCCTGGCGCGGCCCCGGCAGGATCAGGGCGCGGTCGGCGAGGCCGGCGAACGGCACCGGCCGCTCCATCGCGAGGCCGGCGCCGCGCGCCCCCACCAGGAACAGCTCCTCGACGATCAGCGGCTCGACGCGGATCTGCGGCGTGACCGGCGTCTCGTACATCACGGCGAGGTCGACCTCGCCGCGCTGCAGCAGGTCGTGCAGGTAGCCGCTGAACGCCGGGACGATCCGCACGGTGACGGCCGGATGCTGCTTCACGAAGCGCTCGACGAGCCGCCCCGCCAGCACCTCGCCGACGGTGGGCGGGACGCCCAGGCTGACCGTGCCCTTCACCGCGTCGCGCTCGGCGATCAGTTCGGCGCGGGTGTCCGCCACCAGCCGCAGGATCGCCGATGCGCGGTCGGCCAGGATGCGGCCCGCCGCGGTCGGCACCATGCCGCGCCCGTGCCGCGCGAACAGGGCGACGCCCAGTTCCTCCTCCAGCAGCTTCATCTGCCGGCCGAGCGCCGGCTGGGCGACGCGCAGCCGCTCCGCCGCCTTGCTGAGGCTGCCGAGTTCGGCGACGTGCAGGAAGGTCCTGAGCTGGCGGAGGTCCATGAACCCATACAATCAGGGCATAGCTGAAAGAGAAACATGCTTTTCCGCGATGGCGGCACTTTCCGCTATCTCATGGCCAGTCGGCCGGCCATCGGTGCCGGCGGCCGCGACAAAGGCGAGGGGACGACGCGCATGACGGAGACCGAGGACACCATCCGGGACTGGCGGCACGAGGTGCTGCCGATCCTGAAGAGCTTCGACGTGAAGCACGTCGTCTACGTGCCCGATGCGGGCCATGCCGTCGCGATCCGCGCGGCCGAGCAGGACAACGACCTGGTCACGCTGGCGCTGACGACCGAGGAGGAGGGCATCGGCTACCTCGCCGGCTGCTGGCTCGGCGGCGAGCGCGGCGCGCTGCTGATGCAGTCGAGCGGTGTCGGCAACTGCATCAACACGCTGGCGCTGCAGACGATGACGCGCTTTCCGCTGCTGATGCTGGTGACGATGCGCGGCGACTGGGCCGAGTTCAACCCGTGGCAGAACCCGATGGGCCAGGCGACCGAGGCGTCGCTGAAGCTGATGGGCGTGCGCACCTGGCGCGCCGACAGGGGCGAGGACGTCGGCCCGCTGCTGCGCGGTGCGGCCACCATGGCCTTCAACGGCGACGAGGCGTGCGCGCTGCTGCTGGGGCAGCGCCTGATCGGCGAAAAGAAGTGGGTGAAGTGATGAACCAGGGAACCCTCGACCGCCGCGCCGCCGTCGCGACCCTGCTCAAGGACCGCGGCGACCTTCTGGTGGTGACCGGCCTCGGCTCGCCGTCCTACGACTGCTTCGCCGCCGGCGACGATCCGCTGAACTACTATCTCTGGGCGGCGATGGGCAGCGCCTGCACCGTGGGCTTCGGCCTCGCCATGACCCAGCGCGAGCGGCCGGTGCTGGTGGTCACCGGCGACGGCGAGATGCTGATGGGCCTGGGCGCCATCGCCAGCATCGCGCAGAAGCGGCCGCCGAACCTGACCATCGCGGTCATCGACAACGGCCATTACGGCGAGACCGGCATGCAGCTCAGCCATTCCGGCCGCGGCATCGAGCTCAGCCGCATCGCCGGCGCCTGCGACTTCCCGTGGAGCGGGGCGATCACCGACATGGCCGGCGTCGAGGCCCTGCGCGGCCGCATCCACGCGAAGAGCGGGACGGCGTTCGCGACCATCAAGGTGGGATCGGACGAACTGCCGCGTGCCCTCCCGTCCCGCGACGGCGTGGCGATCAAGAACCGCTTCCGCGCCGCACTGGGTCTGCAGACGATCTGATGTGGGGCTCCGGCCGCGGGGCGCATGGACCCCCGCGGCCGGCATACGGCATATGCAACCATTAGATGTTATTGATATGAATTCAGCCTATGGCGCCGTTTCCTTGGCCGTGGCAGGATGCCCGGGCTGCGAAGGGCGGGAGGGGCGTCTGTGCGTGCGTATCGGATTTCCGTGGCGCTGGCGGCACTTGCGGTCTGGGCGGCGATATACGCCTCGGAGTTGTGGCTTCCGATCGAGGCGATCGATGGCGGCCTCAACGGAATAATCCTTCGGGCTGGCGCGGCGGCGGCGTTCCTGCTCATCCTCGCCGGCATCATGGGATGGCGCGACCTCGGCCTGACGCCGCCCCGGCCGTGGACGTCGCTGTGGGTGTTTCTGCCGCCGTCCATCCCTCTGCTGGTCATGGGATGGCTCCTCGTTCAGCACGGGCTGCCCGAGCCGCAGATCCTCCGCACGCTCGCCGCCTGCATGCTGGCCGTCGGCGTGTCGGAGGAGTTGATGTTCCGCGGCGTCCTCTTCCGGGCGCTCCGCACGCGGCTGTCGCCGTGGCCTGCGGTGTGGATCACGTCGCTTCTCTTCGGCTCCGTACATCTTTCGAATGGGCTCTATCTGGGCGACCTGGCCATCGGCGTGGCCCACGTCGCCGCCGCCACGGTGATCGGCCTGTTCCTCCTCGCCGCGACACTGCGCACGGGCTCGATCCTGCCCAGCATGCTCTTTCACGGTTGCTGGAACACACTGGTGATGGCGTTCCTCGTCAGCGCACCGCCGTCCGAGTGGCAGACGACCTTGGAAGCCGAGACATCCCTGTCCCTGCTTCTGCTGTTGGCGCCGCTGTTCCTCTACAGCCTCTTCCTGCTCCGCGGCGTCGACCGGCCTCTCGCCGCCGCACCGGGCGTGCAGACGACCTGACGCGGGATCGTGGCCGTGGACGCGGGCTCGGCGAGCGTTCGCTTGTGGGCGCCCGCAGCCGATGCTACAGCCGCAGTTGCAGGCAAATCGTCACGCGGGGCGGCGGCATGAATGCAGTGCGTGAGGTGGGGCTGTCGTCGATCGTCGTGCAGAACCGTGAGCCGCTTTCCGCCGACCTGGACGGCGGCGTGCTGCTCATGAGTGCCGAGAAGGGCCGCTTCTTCGGGCTCGACGCCGTCGGCGGCGAGGTGTGGCGCCGCCTGGAAGTGCCGGCCCGCGTGTCGGATCTCTGCGCCGGTCTCGCGGCCGACTATGACGGTCCGCCCGACGCGATCACGCAGGACGTCCTCGCCCTGCTCGGCCGGATGGCGGAGCGGGAGCTCATCGAGATCCTCGCGTGAGACGCACCGCCCATCGCCTGCGCGTGGTGGAAGCGGCGGCGATGCTCTCTTTCGCGATGCTGCTCCTCTGGATCCTGCCGTTCCGGCGGGTGGCGCGGCTGGTCGGACGGGTCGAGGCCGCCGGCGAGACGTCCCTGCCGCCCCCGGCCGATGCGCCGGTGCGGGCGGTGGGACGGGCGGTCGAGGCGGCGGCGCGCCGTCTGCCCTGGCGGCCGCTCTGCCTGCCGCAGGCGCTGGCGGCGAGCCTGATGCTGCGTCGCCGGGGCGTGCCGTCGGCACTGCATATCGGGGTCGCGATGGGCGAAGGGCGCAAGTTCCAGGCGCATGCCTGGCTGGTCGCCGCCGGCGGGGTGGTCTGCGGTGGTCCGGCCGCCGTCGGCATGACGCCGATCGCGGCGATCCGCGCGCGCGGCGGCTGAGCGGCTCAAGGCCGCAGGGACGCTTCGATCTCGTCGCCGCTGCGCACGCCGCGCTGGAGCGCTCCGGCCGCGATCATCGTCGGCGTGCTGCGGATACGCAGGTTCCAGGCCATGTCCAGGTCCGCGTCGAGGAGCGCTTCGACGTCCGGCGCCGCGGCATCGGCGCGGAGCTTCTCCGGGTCGAGCCCGGCCGCCGCGGCCAGCGCCGGAAGGTCGGCGGGACCGATCCGCGCCTCTGCCGCCATCATCACGCGATGCAGGGCCGCCGCCCCGTCCTGCCTGCGGGCGGCCAGCATGGCCTGCGCCAGGGCGATGGACTCTTCGGAATGCGGCAGGTGGCGCAGGATGACGCGCGGCATCCGTCCCTCGGCTTCCATGAGATCCAGGATGCGCGCCTGCCGGCGGCAGTAGACGCAGTTGTAATCGACGAAAATGACGATCGTGGACGCCTCGTCGGCGGTCGCCGGACCGATCACGACGGCCGTGGCGGGATCGAACAGCCGGGCGTGCAGATCCTCCACCGTCTGCGGCGGATCGACGACGTCGCGTGCCATCGACACGACCCGTCCGGCGGCTTTCGACGCGAAGGTGCGGGCGGTGGGCTGGAGCGCCACCAGCAGGCCGACCGCCGCCAGCGCGACCACCGCGTAGAGGACGGGGCGCCTCATCGATTTCCCCCTTCGAGCCAGCGCAGGAACTGCCCGACGTGAAGGCCGCGATACAGCACCGCGCCGTA is part of the Constrictibacter sp. MBR-5 genome and harbors:
- a CDS encoding dihydrolipoamide acetyltransferase family protein, which codes for MGERIVKLPDVGEGVAEAELVEWGVAVGDMVREDAVLASVMTDKATVEIPSPADGKVVWLAGEIGEKLAVGSPLVRIEVAGEGDAPEAEVEEGDSKTAAAEPGAPEKPGPSRRPSGPPQDEVFPPQEQIRSRPRAEEAAPAAVSKREAGPARRTGGRPLASPAVRQRARDAGIDLRQVQGSGPAGRIGHGDLDAFLEAGPEAAVAPGLRPDHSVREVKIVGLRRRIAERMAVAKSRILHITYVEEVDVTALEELRDRLNASRGDRGPKLTVLPFLMRAMVRAIGEQPMVNAHFDDEAGIVHQYGGVHVGVATQTPRGLVVPVVRHAEARDLWGCAAEIARLAEAARAGTASGEELAGSTITITSLGALGGLVTTPIINRPEVAIVGVNKIQVRPMWDGHAFQPRKMMNLSSGFDHRVVDGWDAAVFVQRVKALLETPAMIFV
- a CDS encoding flavodoxin family protein; this encodes MKAIALNATLKSSDKPSSTERLLGDVLAEMRQLGVTGEIVRLADLNIKPGVTSDEGEGDEWPALRRRILDADILVMGTPIWLGQPSSVCKRALERMDAFLGETDDRERMPSFGRVATVAVVGNEDGAHHVTAELYQALSDVGFTIPANGVTYWVGEAMGSVDYKDLGAPPESVAAATKMLAINAVHLARLLKQTPYPGKG
- a CDS encoding MFS transporter, which produces MSRDAEPAGTPDEAAKWPNLALLAAVQVLALALWFSGTAIVPALKAEAALSPFAQSLFTSAVQVGFVAGTLVSAVLGLPDRWDPRALFMWAALVGAAANALILVVPPDGASVVALRFVTGIAMAGVYPVGMKLAAGWAKGDLGLMVGLLVGALTVGSAVPHLFNALGGVDWRLTIGAASLSAGVAALLIRLFRLGPNHRPAPRFDPAAVLEIWRNRGARLATLGYLGHMWELYAVWAWIGVFLAASFAEAAGGATTGTAVWAGLATFAMIGAGSIGGVGGGLIADRIGRTTLTIGAMAVSGACCIAAGLLFGAHPLLLTALCLVWGVTIVGDSAQFSASVAELSDPARVGTMLTLQTCLGFLLTLPTIHMMPGLVEAVGWRWAFAPLAVGPLLGCIAMWRLRRSPDAAKLAGGRG
- a CDS encoding 3-methyl-2-oxobutanoate dehydrogenase (2-methylpropanoyl-transferring) subunit alpha translates to MSEYSPLSLKVPEPEVRPGGKPDFSGVAIPRAGSVRRPAVDVAPRDIRDLGYTIIRVLNRDGEAVGPWAGGLSDEAALQGLRDMMKVRAFDARMLMAQRQGKTSFYMQCLGEEAIACAFQHALSPGDMNFPTYRQQGLLVAGGYPLVDMMCQIYSNERDPLHGRQLPVMYSSKAHGFFSISGNLGTQYIQAVGWAMASAIKGDTRIAAGWIGDGSTAESDFHAALVFASTYKAPVVLNIVNNQWAISTFQGIAKGGSGTFAARGHGFGIPSLRVDGNDYLAVHAVAQWAIERARRNLGPTLVEYVTYRAAAHSTSDDPSAYRPKEESDAWPLGDPIERLKNHLVVRGVWSDQRHAQYAAEVEAEVIAAQKEAERHGTLHSGGKPSARDMFEGVYKEMPPHLRRQRQQAGV
- a CDS encoding alpha-ketoacid dehydrogenase subunit beta, with the protein product MPRMTMIEAIRDAMHVSMEADPNVVVFGEDVGYFGGVFRCTQGLQQRFGAARCFDTPINESGIIGAAIGMAAYGLRPCVEIQFADYVYPGYDQIVSEAARLRYRSNGDFTAPLTIRMPTGGGIFGGQTHSQSPEALFTHVAGIKTVVPSNPYDAKGLLIAAIEDDDPVIFLEPKRLYNGPFDGHHERPVTPWAKHPLGEVPEGRYTVPLGKAAVRRPGAAVTVLAYGTMVFVAEAVAETGIDAEIIDLRTLVPLDLDIIVASVNKTGRCVVVHEATLTSGFGAELCALVQEHCFYALERPVVRVAGWDTPYPHAQEWDYFPGPKRVAEGLRLALED